The DNA window AGGATTTACTGAATCTAATACATTTAATATTTTGTATAATATTCTTAGGTTTTTAGATAATACGAATAGAGACGCTAGTTTACTAGCAATTTTACATACTGAAATTTTTGATTACAGTAATGATGAATTATTAAAATTATCCATAACAAAAGGGAAAAATCTTTTTGAAAGATTACAAAACAGTGAAAAGGAAAAAGATTATAATACTGTAAATTTATTAAAAAAATGGTTGAATTTCAGTTTGAACAACTCACTTCCAAATCTATTGGAATGTATAGCTATTGATACAGATTTTAAAAATTATTTAGTAACAATTGATACAAATGATGAAGAATTAGATTATTATGAAAACTTTATAGATATTGTTAATGACTATCAAAATATAGATAATAAATTGAGTGGCTTGGTAAATCAATTAAAAATTATAAAAAATGATGAGGTATTTGAAACAAAAAAACGCACACCAAATGATAGTGTAACTTTATCAACGATTCATATCTCTAAAGGATTAGAATATAAGATAGTTTTTGTGGCAGATTTAGATACTTCATTTAGTAAAAGAGGTTATACAGGTGAATTATTATTCACAGAAATCTTTGGTTTAAGTATCAAAGCAGAAGAATTAGCTCAAAAGTTTGGTTTAATTTCTAGTAATATAGAAAAATTGAATCAGCTGTATAAATATAATAGTATTTTAATAAAATTACGTGAAAGAGAAGAAGAAGTACGTAATTTGTATGTTGCACTGACTCGTGCTGAAAACTCGCTACACCTTGTGAGTCCAAATGGTGTAGAATTAAATAACGAGAAGACTAAAGATAAACCGTTATACCAATCTCTAATAGAGGACGATAATTTCGAGAAAATCTTAAATAATCTACTAAGTGACTATGGGGAAGAGTTTATTTTTGAAAATGAAAAGGATGCTTTGTTTAAAGATTACGAAAGTGAGCCTCTTGTAAAAGATGAAGAAGATAGTTCGGGATTTGATTTGCAAGAATTTTATAAGCAATTTGAAAGTAAGCAACAGGATGAATCAAGTAAACAAAGTGATAATCACACGATCGAAGTAAAAAATAAAGTATTTCCTGCTAAAACTTCATATAGTGCCTTGAAAAAAATTAATACTAAAGATCATGAGTGGAATTATAAAAAAGAAAAACGAGGATACTTAGAATTAACTACATTAAAAAAATCAACATCTACTAGCAAGGCGATTTTAAGAGGGAATATCATTCATAAGCTTTTTGAAAAGATAGTTAATGATACTAGAGCAGGAGTAGAGATTTCGGATGTAGTGAGTTACATCGATAGCTTAAAGAAAACAGATAATTTACTACAAAATATAAAAGAACAAAGGATATTATCTCAAGAGGAATTTGATAATATAAATAATAAAGATGATATAGAAAAGATTACTAACTTTATTAATAGTGAGTTAATAAAATTAGTATCTAAAAGTAAGTTCTGTCAAACTGAGATAGCATTCACAACCGCTAAAAAAGCAAAAGAATTATATGATGATAGTGAAAGTGATATAGATGTTATACTGCAAGGGGTTGTCGATTTATTTATTAAAATTTCTGATGAGGAAGCAATTATCGTAGATTATAAAACGGATCACGTGACTAGTAGGAACGGAGAAGAAGTTTTACGAGATAGACACAGAGAACAACTTAGAATTTATAAAGAAGCGGTAGCGGAATATTATAAATTAAATAATATTAAAACTTATGTATATTCTTATGTTCTGTCAAGTTTAATTGAAATAGAGTAACTTAAAATAATAGCACAATTATGAAATTTTATCACGTTGTTAGTAGAGTCTAATTGTGGTATAATAAAAAATGATTTATTAAACTATGGAGGTGAAATTGTGAAATATATAGTTTGTAATAGTGAAACAGCAGTTTTAAATAGAATGTATGATGAATTTGAAAAAAATTTAGAAGATGGTGCAGTTATTTGTTTACCAGAAAATATTATTAATACTCAATTTACAAATAGAATGATAGATGATAATAAAATGGGGAAATATCGTTATAAACATGTAATTATGCTAGGACAACGTGAGTTTGCTGATATTGATATAGAGGAAAGATTTGGATTATATCGATATGCAAGACATGAACTTTTTAAGAAATTAGATGTTGAAGCAAAAAACATTTATTATCCTGAAGCTTTAAACAGTGATGAATGTGATGAAGATTTAACTAGCTATAAAGAAGTATTAGATGAGAATCCAATCGATGTTGCCGTAGTTTTCTTAGGATCAGATGGTGGAATTCTCGATTATCGATATGCAGATGAAGTAAATAAAGATCTTCACATTGTAGAATTTTCAAATGAGGAAAAATCTAAGCTTCAGATGGCAGGAATGGAAATAAACGGTAATAAATTAATAAGTATTGGATATGAAAATCTAATGGCAGCTAGAAATTTATTTGTAGTTGTATTAGGTAGTGATAAGAGACAATACATAGCAGAATTGTTTGAGAATGAGGATTCAGACAATAAGACTATTCTGTCAATCTTAAATAATCATAAAAATTTATTTATTTTTACTGATAAAGAAGCTAGTTATAAATCAGAAGAAGAAGTAAATAGACTTATTAAACAAAGACAAAAAAAATTAGAAATTAAAGAACGTGAAGAAAAATTACAAAATGAGGAGAAAAAAAAGGATAGGTAATAAGTATGAATGATTATCAGAAAATTATAGATTATGATTTTAGTGATACAGTTCTTGATGATAAGCTTGTTGTAAAATTCAAATTGAAGAAAACTTTTACTGAAGCTCAATTTATCAGTCTTTTCACTCCAAAAAAAGGTGAGAGATTTATTATAAGAACCCCTGATACTAAATCTTCTATAATTGGAATAGGTTATGAAGCAACATGGTTATTAGACTCTAATGATTTTTTAACAAGTTTTGATAATAGTAGTGTTTTATCTGGATTCGAAGAGTTAAGAGCACAGGTAAGTGTCTTAGAGATAGATGAACATGATTGTGAATACTTTGGTATTTACGGTGGAATTTCTGATGGTAATAATAAAAACAGCCAAGAGTGGGTAGACTTTAGTGATACTTCATTTGTTGTACCAGGTATACTCGCAGTTTTTAAAGATGATGATGTTTATATCACATTGTTCTTTAATATGAAAGAGGAAAAAGAGTTTTCTGAATTATGGGCGGAGAGAATTTCATTTTTAAACAAACTTGATGATGAAAATGAAATATCTAGTGAACCACAGATTAATGTCGTTAGAGAAATTTATCCAGAGCTTTGGCAAGAAAATATTAGAAAAGCTCTTCTTCAAATAGAAAAAGAAGAATTAAAACGAATAGTTTTATCAAGAAAAAATTTAATATTATTAGAAAATAATACTTCTTTAGGAGCGGTAACAAAATATCTTCTAAGTAAAAATAGGTACTTTATAGCATTTGAATCTAAAAAAAGTTTATTCATTACTACAAACCCTCTAATATCCTTAGATTACACAGATAATGATCTAAAAGCACATCTTTATTTGAAAAAAGAGAATTTATTCAATAATGATTATTCAGTTATGTTTGATGAAGAAGAAATAATCAATGAGTATAAGGAAGATTTTGAATCCCATTATAATACTGATTTTAAGGTGTATGATGACAAGACTCTAATGGGTAAAAAGCTTGATGTATTTTCTGTTTTAAATTCTAAAGTTGAAGATTCGCAACAAGCGATAAAAGCGCTTAGTCTTTTATATCCTATGCCAATAATAAAAGGTTATCCAGAAAATGTTGCGAAGAAATTCTTTGATGAAAATTATAATGTAGGGTATGGTTTTTGGTACTCTCCGTTCGGATATATTACTAATAATTTAGACGCCAAGTTTTATACTTGTGGAAATATGATGGTAGCTCAGAACAATATGATTACTTTATTCACTAGTATCTTATTATCAAAAGGTGAGAAATATGATGAAGTAATAGAAAAATCTAATAAAATTGTTAGTTCTAGTCTGAAACTGTTTGATCATTAGGAGAGTAACTATGGGACAAAGTACGATGAAAAAAGGTATAGTCTTCACCTTACTAGGGGCTACATGTTGGGGATTATCAGGAGTATTAGGGGAATATTTACTAAATATATCAAAA is part of the Gemella haemolysans ATCC 10379 genome and encodes:
- a CDS encoding 6-phosphogluconolactonase is translated as MKYIVCNSETAVLNRMYDEFEKNLEDGAVICLPENIINTQFTNRMIDDNKMGKYRYKHVIMLGQREFADIDIEERFGLYRYARHELFKKLDVEAKNIYYPEALNSDECDEDLTSYKEVLDENPIDVAVVFLGSDGGILDYRYADEVNKDLHIVEFSNEEKSKLQMAGMEINGNKLISIGYENLMAARNLFVVVLGSDKRQYIAELFENEDSDNKTILSILNNHKNLFIFTDKEASYKSEEEVNRLIKQRQKKLEIKEREEKLQNEEKKKDR